A single region of the Hippopotamus amphibius kiboko isolate mHipAmp2 chromosome 6, mHipAmp2.hap2, whole genome shotgun sequence genome encodes:
- the ANAPC13 gene encoding anaphase-promoting complex subunit 13 yields MDSEVQRDGRILDLIDDAWREDKLPYEDVAIPLNELPEPEQDNGGTTESVKEQEMKWTDLALQYLHENVPPIGN; encoded by the exons ATGGACAGTGAGGTACAGAGAGATGGAAGGATCTTGGATTTGATTGACGATGCTTGGCGAGAAGACAAGCTGCCTTATGAGGATGTTGCAATACCACTG AATGAGCTTCCTGAACCTGAACAGGACAATGGTGGCACCACAGAATCTGTTAAAGAACAAGAAATGAAGTGGACCGACTTGGCCTTGCAGTACCTCCATGAGAATGTTCCCCCCATAGGAAACTGA